One Oncorhynchus clarkii lewisi isolate Uvic-CL-2024 unplaced genomic scaffold, UVic_Ocla_1.0 unplaced_contig_7066_pilon_pilon, whole genome shotgun sequence genomic window carries:
- the LOC139399205 gene encoding heat shock protein beta-3-like isoform X2 gives MAIKEKTTQEAFWDMDWEEGRTMEGLSITHWVNSPVRHQALFQGRDLDDCVEDHDLFALPGPAFPDPGVVRPDPGVVRPDPGVVKLEGVCDGTTTTQPQRTEPVYQVLLDVSQFRPEDIMIQVFEGWLLIKAQHGARMDEHGFVTRSFTRQYPLPEKLQQAGGLRALLCHDGILVVESKQRTPVRIQHTEVDPY, from the exons ATGGCGAtaaaagaaaaaa CAACACAAGAGGCTTTCTGGGACATGGATTGGGAGGAAGGCAGAACCATGGAGGGACTGTCTATAACCCACTGGGTGAACAGCCCAGTCCGCCACCAGGCCCTGTTCCAAGGAAGGGACTTGGACGACTGTGTGGAGGACCATGACCTGTTCGCCCTGCCCGGGCCAGCCTTCCCCGACCCTGGGGTAGTGAGGCCCGACCCTGGGGTAGTGAGGCCCGACCCTGGGGTAGTGAAGCTAGAAGGGGTCTGCGACGGTACTACCACAACCCAACCCCAGCGGACTGAGCCTGTTTACCAGGTGCTTCTGGACGTGTCCCAGTTCAGACCTGAGGATATCATGATTCAGGTGTTTGAGGGATGGCTCTTGATCAAGGCTCAGCATGGAGCCAGAATGGATGAACATGGGTTTGTTACCCGAAGCTTCACCCGTCAGTACCCACTGCCTGAGAAACTACAGCAGGCGGGGGGTCTGAGGGCTCTACTATGTCATGATGGGATACTGGTGGTGGAATCCAAACAGAGAACACCTGTTAGGATACAACACACTGAGGTGGACCCCTATTGA
- the LOC139399205 gene encoding heat shock protein beta-3-like isoform X3 — protein sequence MDWEEGRTMEGLSITHWVNSPVRHQALFQGRDLDDCVEDHDLFALPGPAFPDPGVVRPDPGVVRPDPGVVKLEGVCDGTTTTQPQRTEPVYQVLLDVSQFRPEDIMIQVFEGWLLIKAQHGARMDEHGFVTRSFTRQYPLPEKLQQAGGLRALLCHDGILVVESKQRTPVRIQHTEVDPY from the coding sequence ATGGATTGGGAGGAAGGCAGAACCATGGAGGGACTGTCTATAACCCACTGGGTGAACAGCCCAGTCCGCCACCAGGCCCTGTTCCAAGGAAGGGACTTGGACGACTGTGTGGAGGACCATGACCTGTTCGCCCTGCCCGGGCCAGCCTTCCCCGACCCTGGGGTAGTGAGGCCCGACCCTGGGGTAGTGAGGCCCGACCCTGGGGTAGTGAAGCTAGAAGGGGTCTGCGACGGTACTACCACAACCCAACCCCAGCGGACTGAGCCTGTTTACCAGGTGCTTCTGGACGTGTCCCAGTTCAGACCTGAGGATATCATGATTCAGGTGTTTGAGGGATGGCTCTTGATCAAGGCTCAGCATGGAGCCAGAATGGATGAACATGGGTTTGTTACCCGAAGCTTCACCCGTCAGTACCCACTGCCTGAGAAACTACAGCAGGCGGGGGGTCTGAGGGCTCTACTATGTCATGATGGGATACTGGTGGTGGAATCCAAACAGAGAACACCTGTTAGGATACAACACACTGAGGTGGACCCCTATTGA
- the LOC139399204 gene encoding sorting nexin-18-like encodes MALKARALYEFNSENTGEISLTEHEIVSLYSEQDIEGWLEGSNSKGERGLFPASYVEILNNDTASTFNNNSTSEDTYRGSRYANIPTGGFGDASNKTLNQIENLSKTSIISSGFTASSPLAPAQQQQQHGYQASQGSDEDWDEDWDDTSTVADEPGVVGGSHQGDFDGNGSSTYSVSTSSMSRSGNAQQAKSSATVSRNLNRFSTFVKSGGEAFVLGEAAGFVKDGDKICVVTGQYGPEWQENPYPFSCTIDDPTKQTKFKGMKSYIAYKLTPTHTQTQVNRRYKHFDWLYARLVEKFPVISVPHIPEKQATGRFEEDFISKRRKGLIWWMNHMTSHPVLSRCDVFQHFLSCN; translated from the coding sequence ATGGCGCTCAAGGCGAGGGCTTTATACGAGTTCAATTCCGAAAACACAGGGGAGATATCATTAACGGAACATGAAATAGTGAGTTTGTACAGCGAACAGGACATTGAAGGCTGGCTAGAAGGATCCAACAGCAAAGGCGAGAGAGGTCTCTTCCCCGCGTCCTACGTCGAGATCCTAAATAACGATACCGCGTCCACGTTTAATAATAACAGCACATCAGAGGATACTTACCGGGGATCCCGATACGCCAATATTCCAACCGGAGGTTTCGGGGACGCCTCGAATAAAACATTAAATCAAATTGAAAACTTGTCCAAAACATCAATAATATCGTCTGGGTTTACAGCGTCCTCGCCGCTTGCCCCagcgcagcagcagcagcagcacggtTACCAAGCCAGCCAGGGCAGCGATGAAGACTGGGATGAAGACTGGGATGACACCTCTACAGTGGCTGACGAGCCCGGGGTTGTTGGTGGTAGTCACCAAGGGGACTTTGATGGCAATGGATCGTCTACATATAGCGTGTCAACATCTTCTATGTCCAGAAGTGGCAACGCTCAACAAGCCAAGAGCTCTGCCACGGTCAGTAGAAACCTCAATAGGTTTTCAACATTTGTGAAATCAGGAGGGGAAGCGTTCGTGTTAGGTGAGGCAGCTGGGTTTGTGAAAGATGGGGATAAGATCTGTGTTGTAACGGGACAATACGGTCCAGAATGGCAGGAAAACCCATACCCATTCTCCTGTACCATAGACGACCCCACCAAGCAGACCAAGTTCAAAGGGATGAAGAGTTACATTGCCTACAAGCTGAcgcccacccacacacagacccagGTAAACAGGAGGTATAAACACTTTGACTGGCTCTACGCCAGGCTGGTGGAGAAGTTCCCTGTCATCTCGGTGCCCCACATCCCAGAGAAACAGGCCACGGGGCGGTTTGAGGAGGACTTCATCTCTAAAAGGAGGAAAGGGTTGATATGGTGGATGAATCACATGACTAGTCACCCGGTCCTGTCCAGATGTGATGTGTTCCAGCACTTCCTCTCCTGCAACAG
- the LOC139399205 gene encoding heat shock protein beta-3-like isoform X1, translated as MAIKEKTATQEAFWDMDWEEGRTMEGLSITHWVNSPVRHQALFQGRDLDDCVEDHDLFALPGPAFPDPGVVRPDPGVVRPDPGVVKLEGVCDGTTTTQPQRTEPVYQVLLDVSQFRPEDIMIQVFEGWLLIKAQHGARMDEHGFVTRSFTRQYPLPEKLQQAGGLRALLCHDGILVVESKQRTPVRIQHTEVDPY; from the exons ATGGCGAtaaaagaaaaaa CAGCAACACAAGAGGCTTTCTGGGACATGGATTGGGAGGAAGGCAGAACCATGGAGGGACTGTCTATAACCCACTGGGTGAACAGCCCAGTCCGCCACCAGGCCCTGTTCCAAGGAAGGGACTTGGACGACTGTGTGGAGGACCATGACCTGTTCGCCCTGCCCGGGCCAGCCTTCCCCGACCCTGGGGTAGTGAGGCCCGACCCTGGGGTAGTGAGGCCCGACCCTGGGGTAGTGAAGCTAGAAGGGGTCTGCGACGGTACTACCACAACCCAACCCCAGCGGACTGAGCCTGTTTACCAGGTGCTTCTGGACGTGTCCCAGTTCAGACCTGAGGATATCATGATTCAGGTGTTTGAGGGATGGCTCTTGATCAAGGCTCAGCATGGAGCCAGAATGGATGAACATGGGTTTGTTACCCGAAGCTTCACCCGTCAGTACCCACTGCCTGAGAAACTACAGCAGGCGGGGGGTCTGAGGGCTCTACTATGTCATGATGGGATACTGGTGGTGGAATCCAAACAGAGAACACCTGTTAGGATACAACACACTGAGGTGGACCCCTATTGA